A genomic window from Terrisporobacter glycolicus ATCC 14880 = DSM 1288 includes:
- a CDS encoding NAD-dependent protein deacylase has translation MDDSVKRLKELIDSHDNIVFFGGAGVSTESNIPDFRSASGLFNEKSNRNFTPEQLVSHTFFMRYPEEFFKFYKDKLIYEDAKPNNAHISLAKLEDMGKLNAIITQNIDGLHQMAGSRNVLELHGSIHRNHCIKCGKSYTLEEMLSLGGKIPHCNVCGSIVKPDVVLYEEPLDNSVVNETVNALNNADLLIIGGTSLVVYPAASFIDYFNGDSIVLINKSSTSYDTKASVVINDSIGKVLSQAVLQEVKR, from the coding sequence ATGGATGATAGTGTTAAAAGATTAAAAGAACTTATAGATAGTCATGATAATATTGTGTTTTTTGGTGGGGCAGGTGTATCTACAGAATCTAACATTCCAGATTTTAGAAGTGCCTCTGGTTTATTTAACGAAAAATCAAATAGAAATTTTACTCCTGAACAATTAGTATCTCATACATTTTTTATGAGATATCCAGAAGAGTTTTTTAAATTTTATAAAGATAAATTAATTTATGAAGATGCTAAACCAAATAATGCTCACATATCTCTTGCTAAATTAGAAGATATGGGAAAATTAAATGCTATAATTACTCAAAATATCGATGGCCTACATCAAATGGCTGGTAGTAGAAATGTTTTAGAGCTTCATGGGTCTATACATAGAAATCATTGTATTAAATGTGGAAAATCTTATACTTTGGAAGAAATGTTAAGTTTAGGTGGAAAAATTCCTCATTGTAATGTATGCGGTAGTATAGTCAAGCCTGATGTAGTTTTGTATGAAGAACCATTAGATAATTCTGTTGTAAATGAAACTGTAAATGCTTTAAATAATGCAGATTTATTGATTATTGGAGGAACTTCATTGGTTGTTTACCCTGCTGCTAGTTTTATCGACTACTTTAATGGTGATAGTATAGTTCTTATAAACAAAAGTAGCACAAGTTATGATACAAAAGCTTCTGTAGTCATTAATGATTCCATAGGTAAAGTACTTTCACAAGCAGTTTTACAGGAAGTTAAAAGATGA
- the ytfJ gene encoding GerW family sporulation protein yields MTATNSIQSIMETTLETIKNSIDSNTIVGNPIKAEASVVVPISKVTVGFGIGGGEYNKNCKTETKCDTNFAGGSGGAITISPVAFVVVENGETRLISLEDNVNLVDNILTVTPRIIDKVQRILKHDSNVKFQEDMDNDIKIHKEE; encoded by the coding sequence ATGACAGCTACAAATTCAATACAAAGCATTATGGAGACAACTCTTGAGACTATAAAAAATTCCATAGATTCTAATACCATAGTAGGGAACCCTATAAAAGCGGAAGCATCTGTTGTTGTTCCTATATCAAAAGTAACAGTAGGGTTTGGTATTGGCGGAGGTGAATATAATAAAAACTGTAAAACAGAGACCAAATGTGATACTAATTTTGCAGGAGGAAGTGGTGGAGCAATTACCATATCGCCAGTAGCCTTCGTTGTAGTGGAAAATGGAGAAACACGTTTAATTTCTTTGGAGGATAATGTTAATTTAGTAGATAACATTTTAACAGTAACACCAAGGATAATAGACAAAGTTCAAAGGATTTTAAAACACGATAGTAATGTTAAGTTTCAGGAAGATATGGACAATGATATAAAAATACATAAAGAAGAATAA
- a CDS encoding DUF2953 domain-containing protein, whose amino-acid sequence MSNILKLVKKVKIIELYSNIYFSSVNPYVTIYINALINGIYGNITNICKCEKIYLNIVPKFNENNIKGSVKIHIKFRLNTMSKSIPIIIRIIKFKSKEGGKDDSYKFNTKHYGDNS is encoded by the coding sequence TTGAGTAATATTTTAAAATTGGTTAAAAAAGTAAAAATAATAGAGTTATACTCAAATATATATTTTAGTAGTGTTAATCCATATGTAACTATATATATTAATGCATTAATTAACGGCATTTATGGAAACATAACAAATATATGTAAATGTGAAAAGATATATTTAAACATAGTACCTAAGTTTAATGAAAATAATATTAAAGGAAGTGTAAAAATACATATAAAATTTAGATTGAATACTATGTCTAAATCTATTCCAATTATTATAAGAATAATAAAATTTAAGTCTAAGGAAGGTGGCAAAGATGACAGCTACAAATTCAATACAAAGCATTATGGAGACAACTCTTGA
- the scpB gene encoding SMC-Scp complex subunit ScpB, with the protein MNREEIKHIIESIMFAYGEPISIKELNSVINEELSSKEIEFMLNALIDEYRENNRGIQIIKLENKYQMCTNKDYADYIKKVLEPKKRKSLSQATLETLTIIAYKQPITKVEIESIRGVKCDKVLQTLLEHELIREAGRLNRIGKPIIYKTTQEFLKLLQIESLKELPPIDSFENEEEI; encoded by the coding sequence ATGAATAGAGAAGAAATAAAACATATAATTGAATCAATCATGTTTGCTTATGGAGAACCTATAAGCATAAAAGAGCTTAATAGTGTTATTAATGAAGAACTTTCATCTAAAGAAATAGAATTTATGTTAAATGCTTTGATTGATGAATATAGAGAAAATAATAGAGGAATTCAAATAATAAAACTAGAAAATAAATATCAAATGTGTACTAATAAAGACTATGCAGACTATATAAAAAAGGTGTTAGAGCCAAAGAAAAGAAAGTCTTTAAGTCAAGCTACACTAGAAACTTTAACTATTATTGCATATAAACAACCTATTACTAAAGTGGAAATTGAAAGTATTAGAGGTGTTAAATGTGATAAAGTTTTACAAACACTTTTAGAACATGAACTAATAAGAGAAGCAGGACGCTTAAATAGAATAGGAAAACCCATTATATATAAGACAACTCAGGAATTTTTGAAATTATTGCAAATTGAAAGTTTAAAAGAATTGCCACCAATAGATAGTTTCGAAAATGAAGAAGAAATTTAA
- a CDS encoding segregation and condensation protein A, whose translation MKYNIHLNVYDGPLDLLCDLISKQKIDIKDISISEITSQYLSYIDMLNEMDLEVASEFIIMASKLVEIKSKYLLYKQHHEEHEEDPRLELVEKLEEYKKFKEASLSIKENVHYTCDTFFRAKEEVIVDNKIDLDEISIEAIRTILPMILKTKVIEGFDKTEELDMIVKKRVVSSEEKMSDLRDLMKKEDKVSFIELVGPYDKDETIATFLAILELIKEKLIIVVQNEFFDDILIIKRGVENE comes from the coding sequence ATGAAGTATAATATACATTTAAATGTTTATGATGGACCTTTAGATTTACTTTGTGATTTAATTTCAAAACAAAAAATTGATATAAAGGATATATCAATTTCAGAAATTACAAGTCAATATTTATCTTATATTGATATGTTAAATGAAATGGATCTAGAAGTTGCCAGTGAATTTATAATAATGGCTTCTAAATTAGTTGAAATAAAGTCAAAGTATTTACTTTATAAACAACATCATGAAGAACATGAAGAAGATCCAAGATTAGAATTAGTAGAAAAATTAGAAGAATATAAGAAATTTAAAGAAGCTTCCCTAAGTATTAAAGAAAATGTTCACTATACTTGTGATACTTTCTTTAGAGCGAAAGAGGAAGTAATTGTAGATAATAAAATAGACTTAGACGAAATATCCATAGAAGCTATCAGAACAATTCTTCCTATGATACTAAAAACAAAAGTTATAGAAGGTTTTGATAAAACAGAAGAATTAGATATGATAGTTAAAAAAAGAGTAGTATCTTCTGAAGAAAAAATGTCAGATTTAAGAGATTTAATGAAAAAAGAAGATAAAGTAAGCTTTATCGAATTAGTAGGGCCTTATGATAAGGATGAAACTATAGCTACATTCTTAGCTATTCTTGAATTAATAAAGGAAAAGTTAATAATTGTAGTTCAAAATGAATTTTTTGATGATATTCTTATAATAAAGCGTGGAGTGGAAAATGAATAG
- a CDS encoding site-2 protease family protein — protein sequence MFNLSDLLASLVGIAIAISIHEFGHAYSAHLLGDDTAKYNGRMTLNPAKHVDPLGLITLLLFRIGWAKPVPINPNNFKNYRVGNIIVSLSGALGNLVGAIACALIVKYSDMYAIQLIFDKAMWINIGFGAFNLLPIPPLDGWGIISSLLPYKYNEFIYKYENVGYVVLLISIFTGIYSYVTTPIMMVFYTIVSIFM from the coding sequence ATGTTTAACTTAAGTGATTTATTAGCATCGTTGGTGGGAATAGCCATAGCCATATCTATTCATGAGTTTGGTCATGCATATTCAGCACACTTACTTGGAGATGATACTGCCAAGTATAATGGGAGAATGACATTAAACCCTGCAAAACATGTGGATCCTTTAGGATTAATAACTTTATTATTATTTCGTATAGGATGGGCAAAGCCAGTACCAATTAATCCAAATAATTTTAAAAATTATAGAGTAGGTAATATAATAGTTTCTTTGTCAGGAGCATTAGGAAATTTAGTTGGTGCAATTGCTTGTGCGTTAATAGTTAAATACTCTGATATGTATGCTATACAACTGATATTTGATAAAGCAATGTGGATTAATATTGGTTTTGGAGCTTTTAATTTACTTCCTATACCACCACTTGACGGTTGGGGTATTATATCATCATTATTGCCATACAAATACAATGAATTTATTTACAAATATGAAAATGTAGGATACGTGGTGTTATTGATTTCTATTTTTACAGGAATTTATTCTTATGTTACGACACCTATAATGATGGTGTTTTATACTATAGTAAGTATATTTATGTAA